From Leishmania braziliensis MHOM/BR/75/M2904 complete genome, chromosome 35:
CTTTGAGACGGTCTTGTACGTGCTGCTTCTGATTGTGTGCACTGCTACGTACCTTCGGCAGTTTAGACCCACACTCTACCACCGTGATAGCCTTGAGCTCTACAAGAAATTCCTCTACAAATGCAGTGTGGTGGGCGATCGCCTCTCTCCATGGGTCTCCATCTGCTGCCTCATCTTGGCCTTCCGCATCGTTTTTGTGTATTGAGAGGTGAGAAAAAGTAACGAATCATGTGATTAAGAAAGCAAGGACAGgagcaaaaacaaaaacagTGCAATGGCACACCAGTGTGTGAGGGAGACATGTCTGTCGGTCGCTCCCAGTACCCCGTCGGGCATGTTGGCCGGGTCAGCGCTCGCATCTCTGGTGCACCACATCCACCGTCTGTCGTCCACTTTAAACCTCTCTTTGCATACATGGAAAAGATCATGACTGGCTTTATCTGTCGGAGCTCTCTTTCCCAAAAGCCTCCTCAGTTGCAACACCTTGCATGCTTTCACCTGCACCTGCCTCGTGTTTCTCTTACTCTCACCTGTAGTCCCGCTACCCCAAACTTTTGACTCCATTCGCCTAGCTGGTGGAAAGGCCTTGCGGTGTTATTCTTCGCACATGCACGAAGACATATTGACACAGAAGCAGCGGAGGTATTGTCGACATCTCTTCTCGGTGCTTTAGCTCTCACACACGTTTTCAGCGCGTTCATCTTGCTGGATCACTCTCCTcaatccccccccccccaaaaaaaaaaaataacaaCAAGTTCGTACCCCCCATACCGCCAGGGAGATCACTGTCAAGCACCACATTCCActcccaaaaaaaaaaagaacaagaAACGACACACACTTCCACTTCTACGCTGCGCTTGCCATTTTGGATATCGTTTCCCGCGGCACACTTTCTGCTGAGACGCTAACTCCCTTCCTCACCGCATACTGCGCTCCGTGGGATTTCTCTTAACTCTagttacccccccccccccctctcaccacagcagcgtcactgATCATTTGGTGAGAACCGAAGGTGCGCCGAAGCCAAAACGTGTGACCCTTCCTTTTTACCTGAGTAGTTCTACTTGTAGCGAGCTTTCTCCTTGCTTCgttctctgtctgtgcgcgtgttttAGCGTAGCGGAAGTATCTCTGGGTTGTCTGACAcacttctttcttttctgtttcgcGGTTTGTGTGGCGGACAGCATGTTCTATTCACGATATCTGCTAGGTGCATTCTGTAGCACCACGCGTCTCCTCACCATCAGCGATGAGTACATCCCTCGCGCCTTTCCGGTGAAGTCGACAACCGGCCTCGCTGGTGTGGCTGTGGAGCCACTGTGGAAGCCGAAGCTGCTTGCTGCAGCCTCGGAGCTGCAAGCGTTCCTCCACACATCCGACATCCCACCAGAATCCACGTACTACAATGTGACAATGACGTTAGTGAAGCGCATCAACTACGGCATCAAGGAATGCCAGGATGACTGGTGTACGTTAGAGAAGAAGTTCTTCTGGGGCTGGCCAGTAGAGTACATCTTACAGGTGACGTGGCGCGAGCTGGAGACGGCGCAGAAGTGGAACGAGTGGCGCTTTTGGGAGCTGGACCCCGAGCAAGTGAAGCGCGTGGCCCGCGAGGATCAGGGCATAGGCAAGGAGGGCTTAGGATACAACACTCCTTGGGAGCAAGTTGTGCGCGAGGACTTTGACAAGCGAAAGAAGGCCCTCACAcaggaggagatggcggagCTCAAGCGCATGGACACGGAGCGGATGGCGCGCGAGACGGCTGCGTACAAGGAGCGCAAGGACCGTATCCGTGACGACTTGGAGAAGGCGCGCGGCGAGATGCTCAAAAAGTTCCTGAACAAGCGGTACGCTGTAGACAAGGATCTGATGCGGATGCAGCCAGGTAAGAGCTACTCTGGCAAGAGCGCCGAGGACGTTATTCAAGAACTGCGCACCTCTGTGAAGCAGACTCCTCCCCCTGCCCAGAAGTAAGTAGTCGCTTCTAGCTCGaagtgcggcggcgctgcacgaaGAGTGCAAGAGAGGCTGTGGTTGAGTGCAGGGTGATCGTGTATGAGAATGGCCGCAGCATACCCTGCGGCCACCTCGTCGACATTACTCGTAGGAAAGTGTGGTGTATGAGTGCTGTCGTGACAGCGTCTGCATTTTGTGCGCAGGCGTCGCACGTTCATCTCTTTTGGAGGTGTATCGGTGTGCTGGTGTTTCCTTCATCTCCGCTTCTTCGTGTTTTGGACTGTTCATGTGTTTCCCCTCAGCCACGTATTCTACAGTACCAGCCGCTGAAACCTCCATTCCGAAGGTGAGTACGAATCTCTCTGTCATATCAAACCTTGCACCTCTGCTTCGGTGCTCGGAAGAGGTGCAGGCACGAGCACACCCTTGCTTCCCTCTCTAGGTACCACTTTGAGGTGTACAGAGGAAGGTAATCCGACTGTTTCaaccgccgtcgctgccactgcctcGCTAAAGACCTCTTCCGATGCCACCGATGTCGTGGAAAAGTAGGGTAGGGAAGGGATCTGTACCCTCTACAGTGTACAGGAAAGCAAGGGAGCCTGGCTGTCAGCCTTTTTCGCTTTGTGGATGTCTTTGATGCCCatcgctcttttctctctctgcgtatCTTCACATTTTGATCGACTtcccttcgctctctctggAGACACGCGAACACGTAAAGGGCCAACAGCACTACAGGCAGCACACCTTTTTTTGAGTTTATCTCGCGCACTTCTAGATAAAGTACCACTCCCTACTTTTTTGCTCGCATCGCAGACGTGCCGTACAGCTAAGTACTCAGAGCTTCACAACAGACGCGCCTTAACGACCCTGCAAACGCCTCACCACCATTCGTCAGAAAACACCGCGCAAGAAgcctcatttttttcttgtgTTGCCAGCAAGCACACGTACCTTCGTTTTATTTTCTCTACTACAGAAGATGTCCTTCTCGATTCACACGAGGGCATTTGTTCCGTCGCCGGCGGCCTACTCACCGTCTGGAGTGAAGGAAAAGACTACTGAGGCCGCTCACGCAAAGGACTGCGTGTGTATCGCTTTCTATGAGAACGGCAAGTGCCCGTATGATTCTCAGTgcgaacacgcacaccactTTTCAGAACTGAGTATAGAGACTCAAACGAGACTACTCCAATGCGTATCAGTGAGCTCCATACCGCCGCACTTCTTTGACGCGTCTCAGCCACACGATAAGATGCTGACTACCCTGGATGCCGCGTTACCGAAGACAGTGATGGCAGCGTACGACCGTTATAGTATCATTCAGAGAggcgaggcggagcgcaCTGTCTCCATGCGTCGCTGCCCCCCGGGAAAGGATTGTCAGCTGGTGGTGTCTCACATTGTATCACAGCCACCGACGCTtgacgccgctgcccttTCCAGTCGAACTTCTAGCAGCGCCGAGAGTCTCCACGTAGGTGGTGCGTACCTGCCTAAGGGTTTGTCGTCTCCCACGACTGACGctttcgctgctgctgttgcctccacctctgcggACGCTGCCACCTTTAAGATGCATCTGCCGGTGCAGTGCCGCTACCCGCATCGCTCGATTCCTGGCACCTACTATGATGTGCTGGCGCTTTCTCGTGACGCCTCACAGGATAGCATCATCGCCAAGTATCGCGCCTGGCAGAAAGACGGCTTCAAGCGCATGCGTCAAGTGGATCCTGTTGGGGCGGAGGTGGTAGACTGCATGATCGTGGAGGCGCGCAATGTGCTGGGCAATCCCATATTGCGTGCCTCCTACGATCAGCAGCTGCCTTCTGCACCACTGAAGCAACTGTGGACAACTGTCTCGTGCGGCGCCGGCTTGGCGAGTACGAGCACGACTCCGAGCAAGCACCACACTCAAGGGCAGTCCTCCACATCCGAAACACACTACAAACTTGAGGAGTCGTACAAACGACTcgggcacagcagcagcaactctAGCGCCTACCACACTGACCATGCGGCGCCTGTGATGACTATCTCAAGCTTGCGTAATGGAGAGAGCATTTGGTAGCGGCGCTTCCTCTTCCATGGTGGAACTGCACAGGCGACAGAGGGTGAGGTATGCGTGCGGTGGGCGTCTGTGTCGTCGAACAGAGCGGGGTGCGAGGGCGCCATTCCCCGAACAGAGCACTCAGTTCCTTGCCATGTGAGCCGTCGCATGATCGGTTGTGTGGGATCAGTGCTTATCCCACTTTCGGCACCTCTTGCCTCGGTCTTGCTGCGTTTTTATTTTGTTTGTTCAGCCTACGTCTTTCTAAAGACTGAATCCCCTGTtattcctctctcttctttccccctaTTCCTCTGTGTACGTTTGTCTATCGTAACATCTCACAAATCCGTTTTCTCTCACGTTGCCTTTGGTGCGCCTTTTGCTTCGTTTCGCTTTGGCGTTTATGTTTATGTCTTTGCCGTCATCCCACTTCCTCAGTCCCGCCGCCgatcccctctctctcttttctctgtggGTCCTGCGCTGCGACACGTGTGGTCTCCACTGAGATACGCCGTCCTATTgatcttcttttccttccttttgTTGCACCCAGCACGTTTATTTTCTATTTTCTTGTACACCTCCCGACGCACACGTTCGCTGGTGctttcaccccctccccttccctgtgCGTGCCGTCGTTTTATTTGTCGAACAGTGTCACATTTTCTAGAGTattcaccccctccccctccccattgtCTATACAGGCCCCTCTTCCACCAGCTGGCGCTCACCTTCCCGTTTTCGTCTTGCACCATTTATTTCTTGTTTCTGAATTAGacgcatttttttttttctttactCTTTCCTCCGACTCCACCTCTGCTCGCCTTGCCCGCCCTGCCTATTGGATCCTgtaaacacacacaagcgccaCTTTCATtgctttttccccttttcgaCTTGCCGGTCCCCTTTTCCTGCGTGTTTGGGATGTCACTCTGCAGCGTCCTTGCTAGGATTAAATCTCCTACCGAGGTGAAACACCTCAAAACCTGCTAAAGAGGGCGTGTGAAGATGCGATGCGGTCATCTTTTGTCGCTCCACGTCTGCGAGGATCACGCACTTCtcaaaagagagagagagaggttgGGCATTTGCCTGTGGGCGCGTGGTGCGCGGAAAATACACAAAGAAATATGAGTTCGACGCTTCACGACGTGAACGCTGCCGTCACTaatgtctctctttctgtctctTGCGTCATATCCATCGCACCTCCGTCCCCCAGCTCCCGGTTGTCATAGAGCACACCACCTCTTTTTGTTTATTCAcgtctatgtgtgtgtgatcgTCCTTTTTAGATACCTCACCTCCTTCACCCTGATGACGAGGGGCCCCTCGGCGTAGTGTCACAGTCCGGTGTCCTACtctgcgggggagggggggcgtgtAGCCCCtacccctgccaatgccggaCTGCTTCTGGCGGTTGCACGGCCAAGCACTTACGACGTGTGGGGGCCAGAGCGGCGCATCGctactgatgccggcggccgggtcctggatggcgctgcgacGGTGAGCGCGCCGGTGGCGTCCACGAGATAGGAAGGAtgtcagcgtggctcgaaTGCGTCTCGCCGGGCCCTCGCCGCCTGTGTGTGAGGAGCCTgagcgccaccccgaggggtGTGCACCACGCGGCGACTGGCATgaggggagcggctgtgaggcgacctgtgGCACGGGGTTGGGTAGAGCTTGACGCGGAGACCGCACGCAAATGGCTGATTCGGTGCGTTGCACTAGAGGGTGagtacggctgcttcgcaccaggCGGTGGGCCTGTGGCTGGTTGGCTGTGCGCTTTAGCTACTGTTGTATGGGGGGAGTGGGGacgtaaaaaaaaaattctTTACGTCTCCGCTTTGTATTAAGTGTGCACAGAGTGGAAGAGGTGCGAGCGGAGTTTCGCTCTCTTGCGCAGCCTGTATCTTTCATCTTTCCTCCGTCTTATTTTTCTTCTGTCGCGCCCTCTTCGGTCGTGACACGCGAACCGCTTCGACCTTCTGTACGGAGTCGGGCGGATGTAACAGGGGCGTGTATTTCTGTTTATTACTTGAAGGCTTGTGTACTTGATGTTTGACCTGCCATTGATGTAGCGCGACCTCGCATTcatctctctgtctgtcgtgtgtgcgcgtctgctgctgtgtggtCTTCGGTCATTCCCGTACTCTTCTTCCgccgctctttttttttctggccGCTTCTATTTTATTGCACACCTTCCGCGCGCGCGGACCGTAGGTGTGTGACGCAGCCCAAACAGAGGCCTGTGTGCCATCAAAGGAACCCCCCAAAtttcaaaaaaaaaaatatgcTCAATGTTGCACCCCTTCATACTCCGATGCTACCGTTCACAACCCTCCTTACTTAGGTGGCTATTGTACATGTTGTGGCCGTGCTTTTCCACTTCTTCCAtaaggaaaacaaagaagggATCTCAAAGTCCCTGTCTGCCCGCATGTCACCGGCGTGTTATCGACTGCTTGCATAACTCACGCTCTCTTATCAGAGAACGGCACGCTGACTAGCTCACCTGTATGTCCTCACTATCCGTCaactccacctccccctcatccatctctcccactcttgttttcccttttgtgGCGCACACTTTCTCCGTACCTCTCCTCGTCGTTCCCATCCCAACCACTCTAAACtacctctcctcctcaaaCGACATTTGTGTCAGAGCAGTTCCTTCAGCATTTTCCCGTCCCGCAACAATGGCCAAGAAGACGAAGTCTAAGGTGGACACGATCAACTCCAAGCTCCAGCTGGTGATGAAGTCCGGTAAGTACGTACTCGGcacgcagcaggcgctgaCGACCCTCCGCCAGGCTCGCAGTAAGCTGGTTGTCATCTCTAACAACTGCCCACCGATCCGCCGCGCCGAGATCGAGTACTACTGCACACTCAGCAAGACCCCGATCCACCACTACTCGGGCAACAACCTGGACCTTGGTTCGGCATGCGGCAAGCACTTCCGCACTTGCGTCCTGTCCGTGACGGATGTCGGTGACTCGGACATCGCTGCGTAAAGGAAAAGCGGGATAACGCGAGCTGACAACTTCTCTATGTCTTTTGCTCATTTGTGATCATTTCTGAATACAGCAAAGAATTCAACAAAAGCCTCCCTAAAAGAAATGGGGGATGTGCGCTCGAAAGAGGGGCGTGTGTGAAATTGGCGGCatcagcggcggtgacagcgGCATCCATGCACCTGGCAACGTCAAAGATGCAAAGGGAGGAGGCCAGAAAGGGTCATGTGTTGAAGGACAAACGCAGGCGAGGGAAGGGCTGAGGTCGTAACGACACACGTGCTTCTTACTTTGCTTCAatccttctcttcccgtGGAcgccccttctcccccctagatgtgtgtctgcgcgtgTTTTGCATAGACCCACACGCGGcttgtgctgcagctgtccGCCACTATCATGTCACCTCCCGCACTTCTTTTCCCCACACCCGCTCTGTTCGACAACCTCACCGGAGAGAAGGACGCGTCTTTCTTTAGGTTCCGTGTCCTCACCCGCTCTGTGGTGTATCCACAGCTCACCACTTCCatctgtttctctccttcccttgtGCCATCCTCAGTCGGCAACACACGCCATCCTGCGccacctctcgctcttgtCCTTCCTCGCTGCACAACACCAACGCTGAGACACGCACTCAACACCAAGGAAGTGAGAGGGCGGGTGAGAATTGCCAGAGGAGGCCTCTTGCCGCGGTATGCGCTCATCTGCCActgtttgttttcttctttcgaCTACTGAGGCTCAGCTGCTCGTTGTTTATTCGACAGTGGACGGTTTGTCCGCATGAGCACCTCCACTCGTCGCATTAGCGTCACctcggagcagctgcagagtgACGCTCTTCGGGCTCAGCTGTTcagcgcgtgctgcgcgtaCGGCGTTGTGGAGTGGGCGCAGTACGAGGAGGACCCGAACTACAACACCACCACTGTGCACATTCAGTTCCAGAAACTGTCCAGCGCCGAACGTCTCCGCAgcgatgtgcagcagcgagggcgcATTTGGCAGATCGAGAGCAAGCAGGCGgctctgtgcgtgggtgcggaTGTGCTGCTGAGCTCTGCGGATTTGCTGCGCCTTGGCCGTCTCACAGCTGCGCTGCCCAACTTTGCATGCACGGCACTTCCAAGCGTCCCTGTGAGTAGCACGAGCACCACGGTAACGACGGCGTCTGAGTCGCCGTCACCTACATTCGAGGAGAAGAGCTTTCTTTTACACGGCCGTAGCACCGCACCGCGCACCACTCCTGCTTCTTCTAAGGCTACAGCCGAGCAGGAGGCTGCTTTATGGTCTGGGTTCGACAAAGAGTCATCTGCGGTGCGTCACAGCTGCCTCGGTCCGTATTGCGCAGTGTTGCATTTTCGCTCCCCGCACGATGCGAATGAGTttctctgccaccaccagctcACTTTGGCAGAACAGCACAGTGTGTACGCCATTCACGTCGGCACCGCGCCTGGCTGCGCCTTGGCGGTGTCGCTGCCAAAAATGTTGTCACGGCACGCGCTTGCCGACTGTGCCGTTGAGGGGCGCGTGGTGCGCGGCTACGTGGTGGCCATGCCGTCCAACACATACTGCGTGGTGGATGCTGGCCTCTATCCTGCCGCTGATCAGGCAAATGTCACCACGCTGGTTTACTCGCACACCAACTTCTTAAGCGTGTCACTAGGCGACGAGGTACAGGTACAACTGTCCGCTGTTGGAGGGCTGTCAGTGGCTGGGGAAGGGATGATCGGGGGCAAGCTTCTGCGCGTCACCAGTGCCTCTGCGTTTTCCACTCGCCGCTCCGTTGCCAAGGCGCAGctacccaccaccaccgctcgcACCCTTCGTACCTCCAATGTAGCGCGTAGCCTAGCTGGTGCCCTTTCAACGACGCCGCACCAGCCGCAAGCGAGGCCTTGCAGTGGAGGCAACGCAATAAACGTAGCGGGGGCAGAGAGACGTGGCACCCTCCACAACAAGCGgaacgcagcagcagccggcggTGGTAATGGTAGCGCAGTGACATCCAAGCCTGTAGGCGGAGCTTCTGCCAAGGCGCTCGCCAGCAAGATCTTCAAGGGCATTCAACAAAGGGGATGTAGTGGCGGAGCCGCCGTCAGCGGCTCCGCGGAGCGCATCTGCGCCTATCCAGCCGGCCTAGGCGCGTATGCGCGATTGTTGGTTCGGGTCGAGCGGATCGAAGGGGATGGCCTGCACGCTCGCTGCGTCGAGGACGCTGAGAATTGCGGTTACACCGGGCCTGTTTTCATACCCGCCGAGCTTGTGCCtgccgacaccagcagcaccggtcAGGGATGGCGGACGTTTGCTGTTGTAGGGGAGCGCATGCATGTGGCGCTGCTTTACATGGTGGCTgtgggtggcagcgccgcaacCATGCGCGCCATTGCCTCCAAAAAGGAGGCTGACCTTCGTCACACGGCCACCATTGCTGCCGTGACTGCGATGGGGGCTACACCGGAGGATTTGGAGGGCACCTCAGTCACGGCAGGGACAACAATGACGGCTGTGGCCATGCTGAAACTTTCCCCTGGTGATCTCGGTGTTCCGGCTGCCAGCCCCACATCCCCATACTTCCCTGCCTTTCTTCTCCGCCCAGGGCTGCATGCGTCAGCATTGCTGCGCCAAACGGTGCTCCTGTTGCCCTTGTCCGACCTGGGCACGCTGGACCCCACAACCCTGCTCACCTCGCCGGCGTCTCTCATCGTATCTGAGGTGGTGAACGATGTGATGCGTGGGCAATACGCGGTGGTGTTACCATGTGCAGTCTATGCCGAGCGCCAGACTCAGCGCGCAGTCGCCCAGGAACAACGCAAGGCGGCTGAGGTGGAAGAAGTAAAACACCGATTAGCGGCGGTCATGGGGCAAGACATCCTGAGGGTGCTGAATGCCGAGGATGAGCCGACTGCGAAGCGTCCCCGCGCTGGGACCTAGTAAGATGATGTCGCTTAATCACCTCGTGCAGCGTACCGTTTCAGGTGCCTTTGCCCACAGCCTTCAATcccaaacaaaaaagaacgcttttgcgcgtgtgcacagGTGTGTGTCAGGGGTGTGGAAGTTACTCTAAACAGCACTGATGATCCATTGCATACGCGGCTCCTCGCTTGGATATTGCATTCCATGCTCTACCGACATGCAACATGCCGTGATACTCACCACACTCCCacactttctctttctgaTTTCGACTCTCCTGCGCACCATGGCGTTGACGGCATTCTTACCGGCTGACCAGCTGCCACGGCACGGAACAGCCCGGTACGTTAGTGCCGCCGCGCGTATATGCACTGTCCACGATTGTGGTTTCTTCTTCTGTCCACGTC
This genomic window contains:
- a CDS encoding 60S ribosomal protein L30 — translated: MAKKTKSKVDTINSKLQLVMKSGKYVLGTQQALTTLRQARSKLVVISNNCPPIRRAEIEYYCTLSKTPIHHYSGNNLDLGSACGKHFRTCVLSVTDVGDSDIAA